Within the Enterobacter roggenkampii genome, the region AAAGGAATATCAAAATGCAAAGAAAAGTACTGGCCCTGATGATTCCGGCTCTGTTAATGGCTGGCGCAACTCATGCAGCCGAGATTTATAATAAAGACGGTAACAAATTAGATCTGTACGGAAAAGTAGATGGTCTGCACTATTTCTCCGATGATAAAGGCGCTGACGGGGATCAAACCTACATGCGTCTGGGCTTTAAAGGCGAAACCCAGATCAACGACATGATGACTGGCTACGCACAGTGGGAATACAACATTCAGGCCAATAACACCGAAGGGTCTGATAACCAGTCCTGGACGCGTCTGGCCTTCGCCGGTATCAAAGTGGGCGACTACGGTTCCTTCGATTACGGTCGTAACTATGGCGTACTGTACGACGTGGAAGGTTGGACCGATATGCTGCCTGAGTTCGGCGGCGACTCCTACACCAAAGCCGACAACTTCATGACCGGCCGCGCCAATGGCGTAGCAACCTACCGTAACACCGACTTCTATGGTCTGGTGCAGGGTCTGAACTTTGCGCTGCAGTATCAGGGCAAAAATGAAGGCAGCAACTGTGACGAGAATGGTTGTTCTCAGGAAGGAACGAACAACCGTTCTGATAACAACATTCGTAACCAAAACGGTGACGGTTTCGGTATCTCCACAACCTATGACTTTGGCATGGGGATTACTGCGGGTGCAGCGTATACCTCTTCAGATCGTACTAATGACCAGGTGATCGCAGGCACCGGTGCAGCATCTCAATATGCTGGCGGCGATAAAGCGGACGCATGGACCGCGGGTCTGAAATATGACGCTAACAATATCTACCTGGCGGCAATGTACTCTGAAACCCGCAATATGACGCCATACGGTTCCAGTGACAGCACTTCAGGCGGCGGTATTGCCAACAAAACCCAGAACTTCGAAGTGACCGCACAGTACCAGTTCGACTTCGGCCTGCGTCCGTCCCTTTCCTACCTGCAGTCTAAAGGCAAGGACCTTGGCAACGGCCAGGGCGACCAGGATCTGGTTAAGTACGCTGACGTCGGCGCAACCTATTACTTCAACAAAAACATGTCCACCTACGTTGATTACAAAATCAACCTGCTGGATGAAGATGACAGCTTCTACAAAAACAACGGCATCGGCACGGATGATGTCGTGGCACTGGGTCTGGTTTACCAGTTCTGATTGCCAGAGCCCGCATCAGTATGCGGGCTCACCCATCTCTTGACGTTCGTCACAAAAAGCAGGTTCTGAAATCACGTGGTTGAGGGTAAGTTGAGGTAAAGCTGTTTAAACTCAGGTGATAGCCTTTCCATCACTAAGGATAACAGCGTTGTTTGGTCGTGTATCCGTTGTCGTACTAACTCTTTTAGCGCTCATCTGGATGGCGTTAATTTTTGATTTTGCTGATATTGTCGGGCATCTCAGTGCTGTGTTGAACCACCTTGATGGCGGTTAACAGTATTCCCTGAGAAATGAAAAGCCACCAGCAGTGCCGGTGGCGGGAAAACGCACAGGTTGCGTTATTTTTTTACGGGTTGAGGCTTTTTATCACCTGATTCAGGGGCCTCACGCGGATCGTCTTTTTCAACACAAAGCATAGTTTCTCCTGTTTCAGATAACCACCCTCCACTATAGTCAGGCTGATTACAGAGTGGCCAGGCGGCAATTACGCCTGACCTGTTCCTTTCTTGCGAAAAGAGAGGTAGCCAAACACCCCGCTATCTCCATCTGAGGGATGGTTAACCCCGTCCATCACCGTCACTTCAGGGAAATCGAACGGTGAGACGTTATCAAAGCAGGCCACATTCACGCCGTATTCGTTTGGATTAGAACGCCGCTGATGGAACGTGTAAATTCCGCACACCGAGCAGAAAAAGTGCCGTGCCGTTCCCGTATTGAAGCGGTACTCCGTGAGCTTATCCTCACCTTTGGTCACGGTAATCCCTGACAGCGGCGCAGAGACGACGACCGCACCCCGCATGCGACAAAAGGAACAGCTGCAGCGCCGCGCGGTATTCAGGCCATCCGTTAGCGCAACGGTAAAGGCCACCGCGCCACAATGGCACTGCGCATGACGAATATCAGCCATGGCTAGATCCCCTTCCTCACCAGGTCAGCAGCCTTGACGAAAACCTCATCTTCTACACCATCGCCTTTCTGCCTGCCGAGCCTGACCAGCTCATCAACAATGCTGTCGCGATCGATTGGTTTCTGGGCAGAAACCAGCCCAATAACGGCCGCCCCAATCGCCAGCCCCACTAATCCTGTTTGTTCGTCTTTGTTCTTCATACTCATGCTCCTGATACAACAAACAAGCGTAGCATGATTTTAAAAGCGCGGGGTTAGCCCGTATTTTGGCGCTTTGATATTTGCTGCCCAAATTTTGATATCGTTTTGCAGGAGAATAGTGAAATCAGATTTCAGATGCGTCACCATGCCATTAACGCTGTCCGCATCCACCACTGAAAAATGTTCAATTCTGTTCTTTCCTATTTGGACACAATTATATTTGGCGGGCAGCACTTTACCATTCACATTAAGCGGCAGATTATTCTCACCACAGCGGCCTTCCGTAATATATGACACCAGCAAATTAGCGGATTTTCTCCCAGGCTGGGATACGCTCACCATGACGGGAAAACCTTCCGAGGTCTGCGTCATATCATAAAGCACCGCATTTTTCATATACCAGGTATTATATTCCCGCTCCTGAAAAGCGGACCAGGCAGGTGCAGAATAAAGCACCAGCGCTGCCAGCGTAATAGAGACTATTTTCATGGGATGTTGCCGTCCGTGTTGTTGCACGTATTATTCAGATTGTGCAAAAAACAGCAACAACTTAAGAATAGTCCTACTACTATTGGCAGTGATAGAGGATTTATTCACGACGCGCTATCCGAATGACCGTCTTATCAACGTAGTGCTGGCATCTGAAAAACTCAGGTTAACTTGATGTCAAAACGGCCATCAAGAAGAAACAGGCGAGAAATGGTAAACCGCCGCCATCACGGCGATGCTAACGACAATGCTTAAGAAGAAGTAGGTTTTAAACGGCTGCTTTTGTGTTTTATGGCGAAAGAGCTGTTGGCCTACAATCGCGCCAGGCCAGCCGCCCGTTACGCCAAATACCAGCAGCGTGGCTTCCGGAACCCTGCGCATGCCTTTCCGCGCCGCCATTTTATCGGCACCATACATGACCAACGTCAGCATATTGATCAGCAGAAACCACATAGCCAAAGGGCTCGAGGTAAAAAGACTGCCGATCGCAGCAAAGATCAGAAGTAAATAACAAACGCGATTGAGGGTCATAGTACTGGCCAGAGAAGTGTTGAGCGGTTTTCGACGCCGCATTATACGCTACTTATGAATGTATCGGGCGGGAATTGCTGACAACAGGACAAACGTCACTCCACCCTCACTTTAACCTTTGGCTTCGATAACAGAATTTTTATCAACTCCTTAAAAGGAACGGGTTTGTAGAAGAAGTAGCCCTGTAAAAACGTGATGTTATTGCGCATGAGGTAATCAAGCTGTTCCTGGGTTTCAACCCCTTCCGCAACAATACGGATTGACAGTTTTTTTGCCAGTTCCAGTACCGAATCCAGGATCAGGGTGGAATCCTCATTCTCATTAACCCTGGCAACAAAGCTTTGGTCGATTTTGATGTAATCAATGTGCAGGTCCTGCAGGTAGGACAGGCCGGAATATCCCGTTCCAAAATCATCCAGGGCAATGGCAAACCCTATTTCATGTAGCGCATTCAGGGTCTTAACGAGATGTTCATCTACGTGGAGAGGTTCACGCTCGGTCACCTCCACAACGAGGTTAAGATCCTGTTGAACAAAGCTGCGCTTGTAATTCAGACACTCTTCAAAAAAGGTAGAGGCAACGATATGAGACGCACTGAAGTTAATCCCGACATGAAATCCTTCCGGCAGCAGCGTAGAAATAGCATTCATCTGCGTTGCAACCTGACGCATTAAGCTTTGAGTTAGTGGAATTATTAGCCCTGTTTTCTCAGCAAGAGGAATAAATGACGAGGGAGAGATAAACCCGGATTGCGGATGCTTCCATCTGGCCAGCACCTCTACACCGCGCAAGGTG harbors:
- the ompC gene encoding porin OmpC codes for the protein MQRKVLALMIPALLMAGATHAAEIYNKDGNKLDLYGKVDGLHYFSDDKGADGDQTYMRLGFKGETQINDMMTGYAQWEYNIQANNTEGSDNQSWTRLAFAGIKVGDYGSFDYGRNYGVLYDVEGWTDMLPEFGGDSYTKADNFMTGRANGVATYRNTDFYGLVQGLNFALQYQGKNEGSNCDENGCSQEGTNNRSDNNIRNQNGDGFGISTTYDFGMGITAGAAYTSSDRTNDQVIAGTGAASQYAGGDKADAWTAGLKYDANNIYLAAMYSETRNMTPYGSSDSTSGGGIANKTQNFEVTAQYQFDFGLRPSLSYLQSKGKDLGNGQGDQDLVKYADVGATYYFNKNMSTYVDYKINLLDEDDSFYKNNGIGTDDVVALGLVYQF
- a CDS encoding DUF1294 domain-containing protein, whose protein sequence is MTLNRVCYLLLIFAAIGSLFTSSPLAMWFLLINMLTLVMYGADKMAARKGMRRVPEATLLVFGVTGGWPGAIVGQQLFRHKTQKQPFKTYFFLSIVVSIAVMAAVYHFSPVSS
- a CDS encoding GFA family protein, with translation MADIRHAQCHCGAVAFTVALTDGLNTARRCSCSFCRMRGAVVVSAPLSGITVTKGEDKLTEYRFNTGTARHFFCSVCGIYTFHQRRSNPNEYGVNVACFDNVSPFDFPEVTVMDGVNHPSDGDSGVFGYLSFRKKGTGQA